Part of the Vibrio sp. SCSIO 43137 genome, TTCGGCCGGCCTTTTTTGTCTTTAGTGTATTGATAGAATCCGGAGCCATTTTTCTGACCATATTTTTCTGCTTCGAACAGAGCATCAATGGCATCTCTATTTTGCTTAGCCATTCTTTGCGGGAAACCCTGAGCCATAACTTCCTGTGCATGATGGGCGGTATCGATACCGACAACATCAAGCAAGTAAGCAGGGCCCATTGGCCAGCCAAATGTTTTCTCCATCACTTTATCTACCTGAGTAAAGTCTGCACCGTCGGACAGCAGGGCACTGAAGCCACCGAAATAGGGGAACAATACCCGGTTTACAAAGAAGCCGGGGCAATCATTAACAACGATAGGAGACTTACCCATCTTGGCGGCATAAGCCACCACGCGATTGATGGTTTCATCTGATGTTTTTTCTCCACGGATAATCTCTACCAGAGGCATACGGTGTACAGGATTAAAGAAGTGCATTCCACAGAAGTTTTCCGGGCGTTGCAGTGACTTTGCCAGCAGGTTAATCGGGATGGTTGATGTATTTGAGGTTATAACTGTGCTTTCATCAACTTGCTGCTCAACTTCACTAAGTACAGCCGCTTTGATTTTCGGATTTTCAACAACGGCTTCAACAATAATATCGGACTGCTCAATGCCTGCGTAATGAAGGCTTGGTGTAATGGAGGAGAGAATACCTGCCATTTTAAAACCATCAATTCTGCCTCTCTCTAACCTCTTGTTGAGCAGTTTTGATGCTTCGTTCATTCCCAGATCAAGAGACGCCTGAGCGATATCCTTCATTATGACAGGAACCCCTTTCAGGGCAGACTGGTACGCAATACCACCACCCATTATGCCGGCACCAAGCACAGCAGCTCTTTCTGTCTGCTTTTCTGCCTCTTTGGCTGATTGTTTTGCCAACCCTTTAATATATTGATCATTAAGGAACAGCCCAACCAGAGACTTAGCTTCATCTGATTTCGCCAGTTTAATAAAGTGCTTTCTTTCAATGTCCAGTGCACCGTTTCTGGATAGGGTTGCGGCTTCTTCTATGGCAACTACAGAGGTAATAGGTGCCGGATAATGTGGCCCTGCTTTCTGCATAACCAGACCTTTAGCCGTCGTGAAACTCA contains:
- the fadB gene encoding fatty acid oxidation complex subunit alpha FadB; this translates as MIYQSDTLQVKELDNGIAELSFCAPASVNKLDLATLDALDNALNAMQQHSGITGLLLTTDKSTFIVGADITEFLNLFSKPEKELDHWLIYANNIFNKLEDLPFPTISVLKGHTLGGGCECVLATDFRIGDSTTSIGLPETKLGIMPGFGGSVRMPRLIGADNAMELITAGKACRAEEALKLGLLDAVVDSEALQQSAINTLVQAGKEQIDWQARRKQKTSPLSLSKLESMMSFTTAKGLVMQKAGPHYPAPITSVVAIEEAATLSRNGALDIERKHFIKLAKSDEAKSLVGLFLNDQYIKGLAKQSAKEAEKQTERAAVLGAGIMGGGIAYQSALKGVPVIMKDIAQASLDLGMNEASKLLNKRLERGRIDGFKMAGILSSITPSLHYAGIEQSDIIVEAVVENPKIKAAVLSEVEQQVDESTVITSNTSTIPINLLAKSLQRPENFCGMHFFNPVHRMPLVEIIRGEKTSDETINRVVAYAAKMGKSPIVVNDCPGFFVNRVLFPYFGGFSALLSDGADFTQVDKVMEKTFGWPMGPAYLLDVVGIDTAHHAQEVMAQGFPQRMAKQNRDAIDALFEAEKYGQKNGSGFYQYTKDKKGRPKKVYSDEILSILQDTCKTRQEFDAQTIIHRMMIPMINEVVLCLEEGIIASPQEADMALVYGLGFPPFRGGVFRYLDSMGIKQYVEMAKEYAELGPLYQVPQLLSDMAENGKSFYQSQLTGSV